In the genome of Bremerella sp. P1, the window CGATACGCTTGTTCCGAAAAGACTTCGCGTCCGGTGATCGGGCAGCGCTTCGGAATGTAGAGACACGCCGCCAGGCTATCTAGCCGCAGTCCGGCTTCTTTGAAGTCGGCCGAGATCTCCGGCAGGTCGCGCCCGATCAGCAGCTTGCCGGCGACCCACGCTTCGAGAAACACGAGCCCAAATCCTTCGGCCACACTCGTATTGATGATCGCATCGGCCGCGGCCAAGTTCTCGTGAAAGGAAAGACCCGCATCGCCACCGACATCGAACTTGCACGGAAGCCCCAGCTCGGCGGCCAGCGCTTCCCATGCCTGGTACGGCTTCAGTTCGACGGGATTAACCGGGGCCAGCGTGATTGCAAAGCTGGCCGGCTTGAGGGCCAGCGCCGACCACAGGACCAGTTCGCCCACGTTCTTCCGACGAATGCCCCGCACGGGATACAAGATATACGGCTCGCTGGGGCCGACGCCTAACTTCTCCTTTAGCGTGTGTCGTGCATCGGCTCGATGGGGCAGCGCCGGAAACGGCTGCACCGGGTTGGGAAGCCAGGCCAGCTTTTCGCTCGCGAAACCAGCCTTCTCGAGAATCCCCCGGTCGCGCGAGTTGAGGACCGCGTAGTCGACGTGGGGGGCCTGAAAGTAAACTTCGGCCATGCCTGTTCCCCGTTCGCCATAGTATTCGACCTGGCGGCGATAGTTGTCGGGGCGAAAGTCTTCCGCGAAGTCGTGCAGCTGAAGCAGCATCCGAAAGCCCGCTTCGGCCAGGCGAGCCAGGGCATTGGGCCAGGCGACATTCTTGCCCAGCGTGTGATTGTGGACATGTAGCAGCGTCTCTTCCGGAGCGAGTCCCAACTGCTCGAGCATCTCGGACGTTGCCCGGTAGGGGGCTTCTTCGCCCACGGCGGTGACCGTGTCGTAGTCGATGCTGGGGATCACGGCCAGTTCGATCCCTTCCAAAGCAGGCTCCGGTTGATCGGGCCAACCCGTGGCCCGGCCACCGTAAAGGATCACGATTCGATCGAAAATCTCCTTCGCCCCGGCTTCGTGCAGTGAACGTAGGTGATTTAAGATCACCTGCGTCACGCCGCCGCGATTCAGGTGATGATGCACGATTACCAGGTTCATCGAGATCCTTTCAAGTTTCCTGCTTGCCCACAAAACGCAAGAGCGCATTCTCCCCCGCCCTGTCGACTGTTAAGCTAGACGTGGAAGCAAGGAGAATCAAGTCGACCCCCCTGCCCTCCCTATTCAGGAATCTTATCTTCATGAGCGATGACGTCGAAAGTTTGTTGGCTTCCCTTTCCGAAGGCAATCGGGACGCAGCTGACAAGCTGTTACCGGTCCTTTATCAGGAACTGAAGGGGATTGCCAATCAGCACATGCGTAACGAGCGGGCCGATCATACGCTGCAGGCAACGGCCCTGGTGCATGAAGCATTCCTGAAGCTTGTCGATCAAAACCGAGTCGAGTGGAAAGGCAAAGCCCACTTCTGCGCGGTCGCTTCGAATATCATGCGGCGGATCCTGGTCGATCATGCCCGGACGAAGAACGCCGCCAAACGTGGGAAAGGCGCTCAGCGGATCACGCTGGAAGAAGGACTCGTCGCCGGCGATCCCCAAAACAACGTCGACCTGGTCGAGCTCGACGAGCTATTGACCGAACTGGCCGAACTCAATCCGCGGCACGCCAAGATCATCGAAATGCGCTACTTCGCCGGGATGACTGTGGAAGAGACCGCCGCGGCGCTCGATGTTTCGGTATCGACGGTGAAGGGAGATTGGCGCATGGCCAAAGCATGGCTCACTGCCAGACTGGAAGATAACTCCTCAGCCACTTAGCCTGATAGGATTTGCCACTGAGGACACACGGGCCTAAAGTATCAGTCGATCGAACATGACGCCAGACGATTATCAGCGACTTTGCGAAGCCTTCGAGAAAGCGGTTCAACTGCCGCCTGAACAGCGCGACGCTTGGCTGGCCGAGTGCTTCGCCGATCGCGCGGACCTGCATGATGAAGTCCGCCGCATGTTGGCCAACGACGACAACTCTTCGCTCGATAATTCTCCCCTGCACGTGCATCTGGCCGACGATGATCTGACGGAGGTGACGGTCGATCTCGATCCCGAGAGGACGGTCTCTTCCACCAGGAAAGCCGACAAGGTCGAATCGGTGCCAGGGTATGAACTGATCGATGAACTCGGCCGCGGCGGCATGGGGGTCGTCTTCAAGGCACGACAGCTGGCGCCCGAACGCGTGGTGGCCGTGAAGATGATTCTCTCCGGCCAGTTTGCATCGGCCCAGGAGATTCAACGCTTCCGGGCGGAAGCGGAAGCAGCCGCCAACTTGTCGCACGCCGGGATCGTGCCGATTTACGAAGTAGGGCACCATCAAGGTCGACACTTCTTCTCGATGGGGTACGTCGAAGGACGCAGCCTGGCCGATGTGATTCGCGAAGGAGGACTCACGCCGGAGCGAATTGCGGAGCTGGTTCTCGAGATCGCCCAGGCCATGGCCCATGCCCACTCGATGGGGATCGTGCATCGTGACTTGAAGCCGTCGAACATCTTGATCGACGCCGACGGCCACCCTCGGGTAACCGACTTCGGTCTGGCGAAGCGAATGGATGGCAATTCCGACATGACTTACTCGGGGCAGATTCTCGGTTCGCCGGGCTACATGGCCCCAGAGCAGGCCGCCGGCAAGAATCAACAAATCGACCACGCGACCGACATTTACGGCCTGGGGGCGATCCTGTATGCCCTGCTGACCGGCAAGCCGCCGTTTGCTGCCAGCAATATGCTGGATGCCATCGACCAGATCTGTACCGTGAATCCGATCCCTCCGCGGAAACTTAACTGGAGCGTACCCCGGTCGCTCGAAACGATCTGCCTGAAGTGTATGCATAAGACACCGGCGGCTCGGTATCGCAGCATGAAAGAACTAGCCGCCGACCTTCAGTCATACCTACAGCACGAGCCGATCCGGGCCAAGCCGCTAGGCATCGGCGAGCGGATCATCTATTGGGCTCGGCGAAAGCCTGGCCTGGCCAGCACCCTGGCGGCTGTCCTGCTCTTCTACATCTATCACGTGATCAGTGCAGACATCCTGCACGATCCTATATCGTCGAGGCCGTGGTTTCGGGTGGCGTCGGTGCTGTTCGCGATTGCCTTTTCTGTAGCGGCTTGGTTCTTTCAGCGGATGTACGAGAAGCCCAGCACGCGCAACGTGGCCATCTATGCGTGGATGACCTGGAACTTCGTGCTGCTGACTGGCCTATTGTTTCTGGTTCACGGCGCGGCGAGTCCGTTGGCACTCATTTACCTGCTGCTGGTCGCGGCCAGCGCGACGCTCTACGAGAAAGGGCTGGTCGGGTACACGATGACCTTGGCCGCGATCGGCTACTTTACGCACGTCGTTGTCGGAGCCACACTTCGCCCGGTTGGTTATGTCGATTTCTTCGACGCCACCGTCATGATGATGTCGATTTTCATTCTGGGCATGATCCAGTACTTCGTCGTCCGGCGCATTCGACGGACGATGGAAGAAGAGTAGAATCGCCGTGGGATGGATGCCCTGCGAAAAAAATTCTGCGCGCACTATCTTCAGGCACACCCTGGCTGGTATACCTAATCATCGCACGGGGACTCTTCCCCAAAACGAACGAAACTCTCAATGTGCCACGGGCCTCTGCCCAGTGTCTTAGAAACCAAACTGAGCCTGGCTCCCTGGTACCTACTTCACGCTGGCCCGAGGCCTGTGGCACACGAAAGAACCATTTAAGTCCTTGCTATGAATTAGCCACGAACACCTTCTGCAACGAGTATCACCATGTCTGCAGCCCACGCACAACCTGAACCAAGCGGCCAGCGCTCGACCGAGCGCAAGCCGCAGGTGGTCGTGCGCGCAGGCAAAACCTACGTGTGCTCGGCTTGCGGTACGTTGGTGGAGATTCCAGAAGATGTCGTGGGGCAACTGGTGCTTGCGGTGGATCCTCCAACGGAGGTCTCGCACGTCGAACCGTCGCCTGCTCAGGAGACCGCTTCACCGCAAACGCCACAGAAAAACAACGCTTATGAGTCGCGTGCTCATCTGACAACGCGGACCCATCTGGTGGCGGTAGAAGACCCGCCGCCGCGATCTATTCCGCAGAAACACCGACCACCGAAGCCGAACCGCCCGCGGCAACCGAAGCGGACGTCTTTCACCGACCAGCTCATCGACGGACTGCGCGTGCCGTCCGCGAAAGAGCTAGACCGCGCGCTGGCCTGGGTGTCGTTTCACCTTAAGGTACTCGATCGGCAAGGGAGTGAAATCCATCGGCTGAAGAAGCTGCTCAAGAAACAAAGGGTGCCCTGCCCACCACCTGGTGCCCCTTCGAAGTCAGACGCCACACATTCAACACCAAGCCGCGCATGCAGGGCGAAGCAAACGCACGCCCAAGCAGACTTGGGCGTGGCACCCGAGAACGGGTTGCCCGGCGCGAACCAACTCCAAGAACGCGGCCCGCCTGACGAACCACATCTTGTCCCCTCGCCCCTGCGGGGAGAGGGCTAGGGTGAGGGGCTTTCTTGTACGATCCTCACCCCGCATCGCCAGATGAATGTTCCGAGTCGATCGTGAACACCGCTCGCGCATGCGCTTCTAACCAGCATGAAGCCCCCTCACCCTAACCCTCTCCCCCGCAGACGGTGGAGAGGGGACGAGAGTGTGGGCGCGCATGCTTTCTCAAATCGTCCGGGTGCCACGCCCAAGTCTTCTTGGGCGTGCAGTCGCGGCGTGTGCCTGCGCTGATGTTAATCAGACGTCGTCAGCCGACTAGCTGCCACCAACCACCGTGTACTGGGCCGTGGAGCCGGCTGGCTTGGTGACGACGACGCGAAACGTGTCGCCCTCGAACTTGCGGCTGTCCAAGCGGAAGGTGATCTTGTGACGGCCAGGCAGAACATCGGCTTGAATCGCTTCCGCACCGGGGAATTCGTCGTCGATGATCCAGACGGTAACGCCTTGCTTATGGTTCATTTCGACACCGATTTCGCCGCCATCGACGACTTCGATTTCGGCCTGCAGGAACAGCACGGGACTTTCGACTTCGCTCAGATCGGCCAGGGGCAGTTCGCCATTGACCTTACCGTACACCGGCAGCCAGGCATCGGCATCGAGGCCCAGGATCTGCGATTCGAACTCGCCGGTCGAAGGATTCGCTTCGCCTTGAAGGGCTTCAGGCACCTGCTTCAGCACGCGCCACCGCTGCACGGTCGGTTCGCTGCGAATGCCGTAAGGGCCAGGCTTGCCCAGTTCGGCGACGTAGGCGACCAGGTCGAGGAACTCGTCTTCGGTCAGGAAGTTGGCCAGGCCTTTGGGCATGAGCGAGCCCCCTTCCTTTTCCAGGTCGATGTCGTCGGCCGGAATGATGATTTCGTTGCCGTTGGCATCTTTCAGGATCGTGCGGTCTTCGTTTACGTCGGCGACGATGCCTTGGTGCATCTTGCCGTCGAAGTCGACGATCGACTTCATGATGTACGCTTCCTTGACGGCCATCTCGGGGAAGAGGATCGAGTTGATCACGTAGTCGACCGGGCTGGTCGCGCCGACAGGGCTCAGGTCCGGACCGATCTGCCCGCCAGCACCACTGATCGCGTGGCACTTCAGACAGCTGAGTTCCTTGCGGCGGAAGATCTCTTCACCGCGAGCCGGGTCCCCCTTTTTCAAAACCTGGGCGACAAGCGTTTGCAGCTGCTCTTCGGTGAGGGGATCGGGATTGTTGTCAATCCCAGCGGCAGCGCTCAGGACGTTCACCAGCGAAGCGTCCGAACGACCGACCGAGTACATCTGGCGAAGACACATCTTCGCCACGTCGCCGTCAAGCTCTTTGCCGTCCAGGGCCGCGGCAAGTGCATCAGGCCCCTTGGTATCGGCCAGGAAGGCATCGATCATGTCGGCCGGATCGGTCGACGTATCGGCCCCGGTAAGCACCTTCGCGGCAGCCGCGGCGGCCTTTTGGATGTCGATGTTGGTCAGGGCCGAGACGCCCAAGTAGCGGATCGAAAGAGGCTGGTCGTCGCTGGTCAGCTTGGCGACCGTTTCGGCCGTTTGGTCACTGCCGGTTGCAATCAGCGAGTCGATCGCCAGGCGACGCAGTTTCAAAGGTTGTTCGTTATCAAGGGCCAGCCCGGCCAGCGTGCCGGCGGTGGCTTCCACTTTCCAGAGACCGGCCAGTTGGATGCCCAGGGTTTTCATGCCTTGGTCGTCGCTGGCAATCAGATCGCCGATCGCCGAGAGATCGCCAGCGGGAATCAAGTTCCGGCTTTCGCTGGCCTTCTTCAAGGCTTGCAGCGACTCGAGTTTGAGTTCGGGGCTGAAGCCGTCGGCTTTGGTCGCTTCCTGAAAGAGGATCCCCAGGTTCTCGGCATTCCCGCGTTCGGCAATCATGCCGACGACCGTTCCGACACGGGACTCCGGCAACTTGCCACTTTGCAACAAGCGAACCATGGCGTCGGTCGCGCCTTGAGCATGAGCGGATTGCGGCGCGGCGAGCAGCATACTCGCAAGCAACAAACAACAGAGGACAAAAGGTCGATGGTACATCGTGGGTCTGTTCCGAAAGTTAGGCAGGCGGTCTGTCTAAAAAAAGAGTCATCCCCCAAGTCGAGGATGACTCTTCCTTAGTCATCATTCATTGTAATTCAAAAAACTAGCCTTGCTTGGCTCGCTTTTCGAGTGTTTCCAACGTTTCCTTCAGCGTGTATTCCAGGTAGTAGTCCTGGTCGTGAAGGAGCGATTGCAGGGCGATTTCCTGAGCACGTTCCACGTCTGTGCCATCGAAGAAGCTGAGCGCTCGGATGGCTTCCAGGCGGACGCGTGGGTTTTCGTCGTTGACCTGGGTTTCCAACAGATCGAGCGAACCGGGAACGCGATCGCGCCAGTAGCACAGCACGCGGGTCGCGGCCGCACGAGCACGGAAGTCGCTATCGGTTAGCATCCGCTTGAGCAGGTCGGCGTCGACCAGGTCCAAGTTCTGCTTGACCCACAGGGCTTCCAGCAAGTGGTGGTTGTAGTTCTCGTCGTTTTTGTCGAGACCAGCCATCCATGCTTCCAAAGCTTCGGAAACTTCCTTGCCGTCGTGACTGCGAAGTTCACGACGAACGCGGTAGCGGGTGCGATATTCTGGTTCCTTCAAGAGGTCCAGTAGCTCGGCCACCGAGGCACCAGCGATCTTCGGAGCTTTCACCAGATCGTTACCCGTGTAACGAATACGCCAGATACGACCATGGTGCTTATCACGTTTAGGGTCACGCAGCGAGTGCTGCATGTGACCGACCAGCGGGTTGTACCAGTCGACGATGTACAGAGCACCATCGGGGCCAAACTGGATATCGACCGGGCGGAAGCTGGTGTCCTTCGAGACCAACAGCGGGTCGACGGGGTCGGCATGGAAACCGCTTCCTTCGTCCTTGACCTTGTACTGCAGAATCCCTTGGAACCCGATGCAGTTGTTCAACAAGTAGTTGCCTTGGGCCGACTCGGGGAAGTTGCGGCTGGAAACGATTTCGCAACCAGCGGTCGGACGCCACTGCTTCTTGAGGAACTGATTCATGCGGCCATGCTTCTGCGGATAAACCACGTCACCACTGAATGCCGCACCGAAGTAGTTGGCACCACCGGAGGCGTCGGCCACGTAGTTTTGTCCCCAGTCGTCAAACGTGTGACCCCATGGGTTGGCAAAGCCATAGGAGACAAAGATATCGAGCTTCTCGGTCAGGGGTTCGTAACGGAAGATACCAGCGTTAGCGACGCGTTCCGGACCGTAAGGCGTTTCGACTTGCGAGTGATGGAAAGTGCCTTCCTGGAAGTACAACGCACCGCCTGGACCCCACGTGAATGCACTGATCGAGTGATGCGAGTCGGCCGAATCGAAGCCGTGCAGCACAAGCGTTCGCTCGTCGGCCTTGTCGTCGCCGTCGGTGTCCTTCAGGAACATCAGGTTCGGCTGCTGGGCAACGTAGGCACCCCCGTCACCGATTTCGATACCGGTCGGCACGTGCAGACCATCGGCAAACACGATTTGCTTGTCGGCCTCGCCGTCGCCGTCAGTGTCTTCCAGGATCAGCACCTTGTCGTCCGGTGGCGTACCGGGCAGGTACATCGGATAGCTTTCCATGGTGGTGACCCACAGGCGTCCCTTGGCATCGAAGGCCAATTGAACCGGGTTCTCCAGGTCGGGGAATTCCACTTCCGAGGCGAACAGGTTGATTTCGTAACCCTCAGGCAGCGAGAAGGTCTTGGCTTCGGCCGCGGGGTCGAAGATGTCGACCGGACGATTCACGTTCGTTTCGATCGAGGTGAAGTCGCCGGTGTTGCTGTCGTCGACTTGCTCAGGCACGCTTTCGCCGTTAGCCACTTTCCAGATGCGCTGATCGCGGTTTTCGATCATCTTGCGCAGCTTGGCGAACTCGGCCGGGAAGTTGACCACACCAAATGGATTCTTACGACCACCATAAATGTAGAAGCCGTTGACCGCGCGGTGATCGTAGAAGAACTGTAGGTCCTTCTCTTTCACCTCGGGGTAAAGCGTGGCCAAGTCGGTCTTGTACTGCGGAGCAGGACCGAAGAGACCTTCATCGAGAACCTTACCAAACAGCTGATAGCCTTGGTCGTTCAGGTGGATGCCGTTGATTGTCAGATCGGTTTCGCCAGCCATGGGCTCAAGCATCGGGGCGAAGACATCGACGTAAACCACATCGTGCTTGTCGGCCAGCTTGTGCATGGCCTCGGCGTACATGGCGATGTTTTCGTTGTTCTTTTCGCCCGTGGGCAGGTACCGCGAGTGAAGGTCTTCGTGCGGGATCGGAGAAACGAGAACGAGCGTTGGCGACTTGCCGTCGTACTGGCTCTTCTTGGTATCGGCGATGAACTTCTCCAGGTCCTTCTCGAACTTGTCGAGACCCTTGGCACCGGCGAACGATTCGTTGAAGCCGAAGAACGCCATAATGACGTCGGGCTTGTGGTCTTCCAGACGCGTGCCGTGATCGTAGAAGTCTTTGCTGCGAGGACGCAGGGTCAGTTCGTCGGCCGACCAGCCAAGGTCACGGACGACCAGGTTCAGCTCGGGGAAGCGTGCCTGAAGACGCGTCTCGAAGTGAGGGAAGTATTGCATCCGTTCGGCCAGCGTGTTGCCGATGTAGACAATCTTGTCGCCCTTCTTCAGTTCAAGCTGGGCGGCATCGGCGGAAGATGACGCGAAGAGCGAAACGCACAGACCCAGCAGCAAGGCTGCCGTACTCATTGGTCGAATCATGGTGTTCCTGATTTCGAAAAGGGTGCGAGGCATACGGGTGTGGGGAAGTGCCAGCGAAGCGAGGTAGGTTGTTCGAGGTCCCCTTAAGGCCTCTGTGGGCCGTACAGTGGTAACTCGAATCCTCGGATTATAAGCGTGAGCGTCGCCGCGTTAAAACCTTTGACGGCCA includes:
- a CDS encoding PVC-type heme-binding CxxCH protein, whose protein sequence is MIRPMSTAALLLGLCVSLFASSSADAAQLELKKGDKIVYIGNTLAERMQYFPHFETRLQARFPELNLVVRDLGWSADELTLRPRSKDFYDHGTRLEDHKPDVIMAFFGFNESFAGAKGLDKFEKDLEKFIADTKKSQYDGKSPTLVLVSPIPHEDLHSRYLPTGEKNNENIAMYAEAMHKLADKHDVVYVDVFAPMLEPMAGETDLTINGIHLNDQGYQLFGKVLDEGLFGPAPQYKTDLATLYPEVKEKDLQFFYDHRAVNGFYIYGGRKNPFGVVNFPAEFAKLRKMIENRDQRIWKVANGESVPEQVDDSNTGDFTSIETNVNRPVDIFDPAAEAKTFSLPEGYEINLFASEVEFPDLENPVQLAFDAKGRLWVTTMESYPMYLPGTPPDDKVLILEDTDGDGEADKQIVFADGLHVPTGIEIGDGGAYVAQQPNLMFLKDTDGDDKADERTLVLHGFDSADSHHSISAFTWGPGGALYFQEGTFHHSQVETPYGPERVANAGIFRYEPLTEKLDIFVSYGFANPWGHTFDDWGQNYVADASGGANYFGAAFSGDVVYPQKHGRMNQFLKKQWRPTAGCEIVSSRNFPESAQGNYLLNNCIGFQGILQYKVKDEGSGFHADPVDPLLVSKDTSFRPVDIQFGPDGALYIVDWYNPLVGHMQHSLRDPKRDKHHGRIWRIRYTGNDLVKAPKIAGASVAELLDLLKEPEYRTRYRVRRELRSHDGKEVSEALEAWMAGLDKNDENYNHHLLEALWVKQNLDLVDADLLKRMLTDSDFRARAAATRVLCYWRDRVPGSLDLLETQVNDENPRVRLEAIRALSFFDGTDVERAQEIALQSLLHDQDYYLEYTLKETLETLEKRAKQG
- a CDS encoding serine/threonine-protein kinase, with protein sequence MTPDDYQRLCEAFEKAVQLPPEQRDAWLAECFADRADLHDEVRRMLANDDNSSLDNSPLHVHLADDDLTEVTVDLDPERTVSSTRKADKVESVPGYELIDELGRGGMGVVFKARQLAPERVVAVKMILSGQFASAQEIQRFRAEAEAAANLSHAGIVPIYEVGHHQGRHFFSMGYVEGRSLADVIREGGLTPERIAELVLEIAQAMAHAHSMGIVHRDLKPSNILIDADGHPRVTDFGLAKRMDGNSDMTYSGQILGSPGYMAPEQAAGKNQQIDHATDIYGLGAILYALLTGKPPFAASNMLDAIDQICTVNPIPPRKLNWSVPRSLETICLKCMHKTPAARYRSMKELAADLQSYLQHEPIRAKPLGIGERIIYWARRKPGLASTLAAVLLFYIYHVISADILHDPISSRPWFRVASVLFAIAFSVAAWFFQRMYEKPSTRNVAIYAWMTWNFVLLTGLLFLVHGAASPLALIYLLLVAASATLYEKGLVGYTMTLAAIGYFTHVVVGATLRPVGYVDFFDATVMMMSIFILGMIQYFVVRRIRRTMEEE
- a CDS encoding sigma-70 family RNA polymerase sigma factor; protein product: MSDDVESLLASLSEGNRDAADKLLPVLYQELKGIANQHMRNERADHTLQATALVHEAFLKLVDQNRVEWKGKAHFCAVASNIMRRILVDHARTKNAAKRGKGAQRITLEEGLVAGDPQNNVDLVELDELLTELAELNPRHAKIIEMRYFAGMTVEETAAALDVSVSTVKGDWRMAKAWLTARLEDNSSAT
- a CDS encoding c-type cytochrome, whose amino-acid sequence is MYHRPFVLCCLLLASMLLAAPQSAHAQGATDAMVRLLQSGKLPESRVGTVVGMIAERGNAENLGILFQEATKADGFSPELKLESLQALKKASESRNLIPAGDLSAIGDLIASDDQGMKTLGIQLAGLWKVEATAGTLAGLALDNEQPLKLRRLAIDSLIATGSDQTAETVAKLTSDDQPLSIRYLGVSALTNIDIQKAAAAAAKVLTGADTSTDPADMIDAFLADTKGPDALAAALDGKELDGDVAKMCLRQMYSVGRSDASLVNVLSAAAGIDNNPDPLTEEQLQTLVAQVLKKGDPARGEEIFRRKELSCLKCHAISGAGGQIGPDLSPVGATSPVDYVINSILFPEMAVKEAYIMKSIVDFDGKMHQGIVADVNEDRTILKDANGNEIIIPADDIDLEKEGGSLMPKGLANFLTEDEFLDLVAYVAELGKPGPYGIRSEPTVQRWRVLKQVPEALQGEANPSTGEFESQILGLDADAWLPVYGKVNGELPLADLSEVESPVLFLQAEIEVVDGGEIGVEMNHKQGVTVWIIDDEFPGAEAIQADVLPGRHKITFRLDSRKFEGDTFRVVVTKPAGSTAQYTVVGGS